A window from gamma proteobacterium SS-5 encodes these proteins:
- a CDS encoding cytochrome b/b6 domain-containing protein: MNPAERLYLWDLPTRLFHWLLALAVLAAFVSGSLGGNLIVWHGRIGLFILGLLAFRLAWGLFGSTYARFAQFAPTPARLAAYLRGNWQGQGHNPLGALSVFALLGLLGFQAISGLVSNDDIAFSGPLYRLVSDPLSQQLTGLHHQASDLLLLLIGLHLLAIGFYRLVKGDNLVLPMIRGWRPGKAQDSAQGGGPWALILALLFALLLVLAASGIWLPPPPPPEVLDTPAW; encoded by the coding sequence ATGAACCCTGCCGAACGCCTCTATCTGTGGGATCTGCCCACCCGCCTGTTTCATTGGCTGCTGGCACTTGCCGTGCTGGCGGCCTTTGTCAGCGGCAGCCTGGGCGGCAATCTGATCGTCTGGCATGGCCGCATCGGCCTGTTCATCCTTGGCCTGCTCGCCTTCCGCCTGGCCTGGGGCCTGTTTGGCTCCACCTATGCCCGCTTTGCCCAATTCGCCCCGACCCCGGCCCGGCTGGCCGCCTATCTGCGCGGTAACTGGCAGGGCCAGGGGCACAATCCGCTGGGGGCCTTATCGGTCTTCGCCCTGCTCGGCCTGCTCGGCTTTCAGGCCATCTCCGGGCTGGTGAGCAATGACGACATCGCCTTCAGCGGCCCCCTCTATCGCCTGGTCAGCGACCCCCTCAGCCAGCAACTGACCGGCCTGCACCATCAGGCGTCCGATCTCCTGCTGCTGCTCATCGGCCTGCACCTGCTGGCCATTGGCTTCTACCGGCTGGTAAAGGGAGACAACCTGGTGCTGCCCATGATTCGCGGCTGGCGGCCGGGCAAGGCGCAAGACTCGGCCCAGGGCGGCGGCCCCTGGGCGCTGATCCTGGCCCTACTGTTCGCCCTGCTGCTGGTACTGGCCGCCAGCGGCATCTGGCTGCCGCCGCCACCCCCGCCAGAGGTACTGGATACGCCTGCCTGGTAG
- a CDS encoding clan AA aspartic protease has translation MGHLFAEISLSNPRKTELKPISISALADTGALMLCIPEHIALQLDLQAESQREVTVADGRCMNVPYVGPIKVTFENRMCYVGALVMGDEVLLGAVPMEDMDLILSPSRQAITVNPSSPNIPHARVK, from the coding sequence ATGGGTCACTTGTTCGCCGAAATCAGCCTGAGCAATCCCCGTAAGACTGAGCTCAAACCCATCAGCATATCTGCCCTGGCAGACACAGGCGCGTTGATGCTCTGTATCCCGGAGCACATTGCGCTGCAACTTGACTTGCAGGCCGAATCACAACGCGAAGTCACCGTCGCCGATGGCCGTTGTATGAATGTTCCCTACGTCGGGCCGATCAAGGTGACCTTTGAAAATCGTATGTGCTACGTCGGCGCCTTGGTCATGGGGGATGAGGTTTTACTGGGGGCCGTGCCGATGGAAGACATGGACTTGATTCTGTCTCCCAGTCGGCAGGCCATTACCGTCAATCCCAGCAGCCCCAATATTCCCCATGCGCGAGTCAAGTAG
- a CDS encoding Ig-like domain-containing protein → MARTLTNGSTSVDEGATTTFTLTTTNVDAGTSVPYTISGVTAADLTSGLLTGSATVGADGKATITVGLASDATT, encoded by the coding sequence TTGGCAAGAACGCTCACTAATGGTTCGACCAGTGTTGATGAAGGCGCAACAACCACCTTCACGCTGACGACCACCAATGTGGATGCAGGCACCTCCGTGCCCTACACCATCAGTGGCGTAACGGCTGCTGATCTGACCAGCGGCTTGCTGACCGGTAGTGCTACGGTTGGTGCAGACGGCAAGGCCACCATCACGGTTGGCCTTGCATCTGACGCCACCACCTAG
- a CDS encoding type II toxin-antitoxin system YafQ family toxin — protein sequence MRTIERSSAFKKDWKRVLANPRHKQIESQLVPVLERLVQDLHLEDSLRDHGLVGNWNGYRECHIKPDLLLIYSVQIDGVLRLARIGSHSELF from the coding sequence ATGAGGACGATTGAACGCTCATCGGCTTTCAAGAAGGACTGGAAGCGGGTGCTCGCGAATCCTCGACACAAGCAGATTGAATCGCAATTGGTCCCAGTGCTGGAAAGGTTGGTGCAGGATTTGCACTTGGAGGACAGCTTGCGAGATCACGGGCTGGTAGGGAACTGGAATGGCTATCGAGAATGCCACATCAAACCGGACCTGCTGCTAATCTACAGTGTGCAAATTGATGGTGTGCTGCGTCTCGCCAGAATTGGCAGCCACAGCGAGCTATTTTAG
- a CDS encoding cytochrome c has translation MKTKLVAVLLSFGLVAVALAEITPSKAIKWRQSGYAVMAWNMTRIKLNLEGTFNKQEVIAAANTIQAIANSGMGSLYLPGTNEGLGWEETRVKEELFSDKEGVAKVAKAFNKEANAMAKVAASGDLNAIKDQFGKLGETCKGCHDGYRHED, from the coding sequence ATGAAGACCAAACTCGTTGCCGTTCTCCTGTCCTTCGGCCTTGTCGCTGTCGCCCTTGCCGAGATCACCCCGAGCAAGGCGATCAAATGGCGTCAATCCGGCTATGCCGTCATGGCCTGGAACATGACCCGCATCAAGCTGAACCTGGAGGGCACATTCAACAAGCAGGAGGTCATTGCCGCTGCCAACACCATCCAGGCCATCGCCAATTCCGGTATGGGCTCGCTCTACCTGCCCGGCACCAATGAGGGACTGGGATGGGAGGAGACCCGGGTGAAAGAGGAACTCTTCAGCGACAAAGAGGGCGTGGCCAAGGTAGCCAAGGCCTTCAACAAAGAGGCCAATGCCATGGCCAAGGTGGCCGCCAGCGGTGACCTCAACGCCATCAAGGACCAGTTCGGTAAGCTGGGGGAGACCTGCAAGGGCTGCCACGACGGCTACAGACACGAGGATTGA
- a CDS encoding type II toxin-antitoxin system RelB/DinJ family antitoxin: protein MNSADSYVRARIDSDTKIRASQALSDMGLSVSDAIRLLMRRVADEQRLPFDVRVPNAQTRQAIGELEHGEAKRFDSVAALMADLNEDD from the coding sequence ATGAATTCAGCAGACAGCTATGTGCGTGCTCGCATTGACAGCGACACGAAGATTCGCGCATCCCAAGCATTATCAGACATGGGCCTGTCGGTTTCCGATGCCATTCGTTTGCTTATGCGGCGAGTGGCGGATGAGCAGCGTTTGCCTTTTGATGTCAGAGTTCCTAATGCACAGACACGCCAAGCTATTGGTGAACTTGAGCATGGCGAGGCCAAGCGGTTTGACTCTGTAGCGGCACTGATGGCGGACTTGAATGAGGACGATTGA
- the glmM gene encoding phosphoglucosamine mutase has translation MKRKYFGTDGIRGRVGDDKVNPEFILKLGWAAGRALGNGEGGKVLIGKDTRISGYMFESALEAGLAAAGVDIHLLGPMPTPAVAYLTRTLRAQAGIVISASHNPHQDNGIKFFSAQGFKLPDAQELAIEAMIDQPMKTVEAERLGKAYRIGDAAGRYIEFCKSTLPLGTSFKGLRLVLDCANGAAYHIAPHVFSEMGARVTSIGDQPNGLNINDGLGSTHPEKLRVAVLEQGADLGIAFDGDADRVLMVDASGSLIDGDQLLYIISCARQREGTLRGAVVGTQMTNLGMEHALAERGIRLDRVRVGDRYIMERLQQNGWMLGGESSGHIICLDRTTTGDGIVSALQVLAEMQHAGKGLMELLRPLHMYPQRLINLRLPRRDGLLEHSEVLAAVRDVESRLAGSGRVLLRPSGTEPLIRVMVEGRDEQQVNSLAESLAERIRQVASA, from the coding sequence ATGAAACGAAAATACTTTGGCACCGACGGCATCCGTGGCCGGGTGGGGGATGACAAGGTCAATCCCGAGTTCATCCTCAAGCTGGGCTGGGCGGCCGGCCGTGCCCTGGGCAACGGTGAGGGCGGCAAGGTGCTGATTGGCAAGGATACGCGCATCTCCGGCTACATGTTTGAATCGGCCCTGGAGGCGGGGCTGGCCGCTGCCGGGGTGGATATCCACCTGCTTGGTCCCATGCCCACGCCGGCGGTGGCTTATCTGACCCGCACCCTGCGCGCCCAGGCCGGCATCGTCATCAGCGCCTCGCACAACCCGCATCAGGATAACGGCATCAAGTTCTTCTCCGCCCAGGGCTTCAAGCTGCCCGACGCCCAGGAGCTGGCCATCGAGGCGATGATCGACCAGCCGATGAAGACGGTGGAGGCCGAACGTCTGGGCAAGGCCTACCGGATCGGCGATGCCGCCGGGCGCTATATCGAATTCTGTAAGAGCACGCTGCCGCTGGGCACCAGTTTCAAGGGGCTCAGGCTGGTTCTGGACTGCGCCAATGGGGCCGCCTACCACATCGCCCCCCATGTATTCAGCGAGATGGGTGCCAGGGTGACCAGCATCGGGGATCAGCCCAATGGCCTGAATATCAATGATGGCCTGGGCTCCACCCATCCGGAAAAGCTGCGCGTGGCGGTGCTGGAGCAGGGTGCCGACCTGGGCATTGCCTTCGATGGCGATGCCGACCGGGTGCTCATGGTGGATGCCTCCGGCAGCCTGATCGATGGCGATCAGCTGCTCTACATCATCAGCTGCGCCCGCCAGCGCGAAGGCACCCTGCGCGGGGCCGTGGTCGGCACCCAGATGACCAATCTGGGCATGGAACATGCCTTGGCCGAGCGGGGCATCCGGCTGGATCGGGTCCGCGTCGGCGACCGCTACATCATGGAGCGGCTGCAGCAGAATGGCTGGATGCTGGGCGGCGAGTCCTCTGGCCATATCATCTGTCTGGACCGCACCACCACCGGCGATGGCATAGTCTCCGCCCTGCAGGTGCTGGCCGAGATGCAACATGCGGGCAAGGGCCTGATGGAGCTGCTGCGGCCCCTGCACATGTATCCTCAACGCCTGATCAACCTGCGACTGCCGCGGCGCGATGGGCTGCTGGAGCATAGCGAGGTGCTGGCGGCGGTGCGCGATGTGGAGTCTCGGCTGGCGGGCTCAGGCCGGGTGCTGTTGCGCCCCTCCGGCACCGAGCCCCTGATCCGCGTGATGGTGGAGGGCCGTGATGAACAACAGGTCAATAGCCTGGCGGAATCCCTGGCCGAGCGCATACGCCAGGTGGCCAGCGCTTAA
- a CDS encoding tyrosine-type recombinase/integrase — protein sequence MPNPKTQKPFVSIFAAWDTARKKAGMPDVKIHTLRHSFASWLVQSGQSLFMVQKLLRYSSVHTSQRYSHLSHDSLLSAADLATKA from the coding sequence GTGCCAAACCCCAAGACGCAAAAGCCGTTCGTTAGCATTTTTGCCGCCTGGGACACAGCCCGGAAAAAGGCCGGAATGCCGGATGTAAAAATACACACGCTCCGACATTCCTTTGCCAGCTGGTTAGTCCAAAGTGGCCAGAGCCTGTTTATGGTGCAGAAACTGCTTAGGTATTCTAGCGTACATACTAGCCAGAGATATTCGCACCTAAGCCATGACAGCCTGCTCTCTGCTGCGGATTTAGCCACCAAGGCATAG